A window of the Scleropages formosus chromosome 21, fSclFor1.1, whole genome shotgun sequence genome harbors these coding sequences:
- the scaf11 gene encoding protein SCAF11 isoform X2 — translation MADGTRKGGNDQEDALDAAPVVVGDEADKCPICLNPLLLRDLAILASCCHSFCLRCILQWAEIAPSCPVDRRPFSIVYKRDTALGYIKIPVKKTTSKTSLETCGCNKRSEKERRSVLRREFKKKLTVRGNWPSHPKVNKDSERKCDSVGCSCKQDLSALKKKVIRDPCSPWPLPPYAPCSGLGVRQNGTPTCAFAELISAYEEEPLIVRKYCGLEVQGRAQLTVPAAVSTDILSWQSAHSRDVSRRRCSLGFPVPGSAVPLSVVGWLGFQGRVCAVTYTKGDEKKGTRSTDTKGSKNNMDALPKRCSARNSRLQESHPTQEPCSSQSGHSDSNSLSDPSPTAGGGSKLNSKPTGKRKPKQVAKRKPSVKKNTRARRKSLQESQNSSEEVDDQMHQDLGDEEKQKEDEDEGEEEENIAERVDSLVSDSEELVVTAASAKDLNVKDDCSESLYHSTEHEDKTEVTENLLATSNHDTTNDSIDGEEAVYQNNIPPSSEEQVHKREDLENLDIPLSAEEALKKTEMSVSEDNVSASDGGNDSVICSPPSFPEHEEIQLSLPRLVDRLGDADIAVCCDINEDTAKEEVMETSGVKQPKEHYVLSGNQNDGFHQSQGLEISKSNFLQEKGNAPCPEVMDSLDIERASNVNFVSEDNTEMVPMDCDSPKNDHDEFTSEPKVKNENTVCVNMVPASDSQDSEACQRPTEGEEVSVEQKEQGANRQRRSRFHSPSTTWSPKSKKEQEQSEFRSKDNASRSKAEQRRSRSRSRDRDRDRDWDRTKSWSSRYRSRASSRDRDGQKSEEVGRNRHRERAGRRRSRTRSRSRSRTRSRSRSRSWSRNRGYGRGSSVERTESSGRSPRRRDRRDNDGRRNHRGSYQQRRHDQEKPSNSFSTELAESESQREASLEWARAKNPDWVKEKMNADSEARGQSVGTNSPRWEEGCNNGVGDSWTRSTKQGGWNPDHRRSSGWGQRGEPTQNWWQARNSSFSGSSNHSGNDSYSRFNENRFNRRKGETDHSEPPVDRSGWSSASSWAVCRTLPADVQDYYSRRGRGSAASGGGWNRQEETAVQEPPQSEPNTQGSGGPQLPVNMMHHPQYPPQAVGPQAVGPQAVGPQAVGPQAVAPLLPFPASAHGQPLKLPPGPFAVPQQVPMFIHPPVPLLRVPVATTQGLPPPPPPPPPIQQVDGHSAQKVLSSVTSQGGSRPGGTVAPGPSKAQGSVSQGVPGVALPSSTTQPRSTDKRPASKGSADGDTHADSSKKEKKLQIQEKAVQEVKMAIKPYYQNKDITKEEYKEIVRKAVEKVCHSRSGEVNSGKVANLVKAYVEKYKHDRRNKSENHKS, via the exons ATGGCTGATGGCACAAGAAAAG GGGGGAATGATCAGGAGGATGCTCTGGACGCTGCTCCTGTGGTGGTGGGTGATGAGGCAGACAAGTGTCCCATCTGCCTGAACCCGCTGCTGCTGCGAGACTTGGCTATTCTGGCCAGCTGCTGCCACAGCTTCTGCCTCCGTTGCATCCTGCAGTGGGCAGAG ATAGCGCCGTCTTGTCCAGTAGACCGAAGACCCTTCAGCATTGTCTACAAACGGGACACAGCCCTGGGCTACATAAAA ATTCCTGTGAAGAAGACGACCAGCAAAACAAGCCTGGAGACATGTGGCTGTAACAAGAGGAGTGAGAAAGAAAGGCGGAGTGTTTTAAG GAGAGAATTCAAGAAGAAACTGACTGTGCGTGGCAACTGGCCATCCCACCCTAAAGTAAACAAGGActctgaaagaaaat GTGACTCAGTTGGCTGCAGTTGCAAGCAGGACTTGTCTGCTCTGAAGAAAAAG GTGATTAGAGACCCTTGCAGCCCTTGGCCTCTGCCACCCTATGCTCCCTGCTCAGGACTTGGCGTCAGGCAGAACGGAACCCCCACATGTGCCTT TGCAGAATTAATCTCTGCGTATGAGGAGGAGCCCTTGATTGTCCGCAAGTATTGCGGGCTGGAAGTCCAAGGCCGGGCCCAGCTCACTGTTCCAGCTGCTGTCTCCACTGACATCCTCTCCTG GCAGTCAGCTCATTCACGTGACGTGAGCAGAAGACGGTGCTCTCTTGGATTTCCAGTACCAGGCTCTGCTGTACCTCTTTCTGTGGTTGGATGGTTAG GTTTTCAGGGAAGAGTGTGTGCTGTCACATATACAAAAGGAGATGAGAAAAAGGGTACTAGGTCCACCGATACAAAGGGTTCCAAGAACAATATGGATGCTTTGCCTAAACGATGTTCTGCTCGAAACAGCAGATTACAGGAGTCGCACCCCACACAAGAACCTTGTTCTTCACAATCTGGACATTCAGATTCAAACTCATTATCAGACCCGTCACCGACAGCTGGTGGTGGTTCGAAATTGAACAGCAAACCCACTGGcaagaggaaaccaaagcaagtGGCCAAACGGAAACCAAGTGTGAAGAAGAATACAAGAGCAAGGAGAAAATCCTTACAGGAATCCCAAAACAGTTCAGAGGAAGTTGATGACCAAATGCATCAGGATTTGGGGgatgaagagaaacaaaaagaagatgaagatgaaggagaagaggaggagaataTAGCTGAAAGGGTGGACTCACTAGTGTCAGATAGCGAAGAACTTGTAGTAACAGCTGCTTCCGCTAAGGACTTGAATGTGAAAGATGACTGCTCAGAAAGCTTGTATCATAGCACAGAGCATGAGGATAAAACTGAGGTAACGGAAAACTTGTTAGCCACCAGTAATCATGACACTACAAATGACAGCATAGATGGTGAGGAGGCAGTGTACCAAAATAATATTCCCCCATCTTCAGAGGAACAAGTGCACAAAAGGGAAGATTTGGAGAATCTGGACATTCCGTTATCTGCGGAGGAGGCACTGAAGAAAACTGAGATGTCCGTAAGTGAAGATAATGTATCAGCATCCGATGGAGGTAATGATTCAGTGATATGCAGCCCTCCGTCTTTTCCTGAACATGAGGAAATTCAGTTGAGTCTTCCTAGGTTAGTTGACCGGCTTGGAGATGCTGACATTGCAGTCTGTTGTGATATTAATGAAGATACTGCAAAAGAGGAAGTCATGGAGACAAGTGGAGTCAAACAGCCTAAAGAACACTATGTTTTAAGTGGAAACCAGAATGATGGTTTTCACCAGAGTCAAGGTCTAGAAATAtccaaaagtaattttttacagGAGAAGGGAAATGCCCCTTGTCCAGAAGTTATGGATTCTTTGGATATCGAGAGAGCCAGCAACGTGAATTTTGTTTCTGAGGACAACACGGAAATGGTGCCTATGGACTGCGATTCCCCCAAAAATGATCATGATGAGTTCACGTCTGAACCGAAGGTTAAGAATGAAAATACTGTCTGTGTCAACATGGTTCCTGCTTCTGACAGTCAAGACTCTGAAGCATGCCAGAGGCCTACTGAAGGTGAAGAGGTCTCTGTTGAGCAGAAAGAGCAAGGTGCCAACCGGCAGCGGAGGTCACGCTTCCATTCCCCATCTACTACCTGGTCACCAAAGTCAAAAAAGGAGCAAGAACAATCAGAATTCAGGTCCAAAGATAATGCCAGTCGGTCTAAAGCAGAGCAGAGAAGGTCCCGCTCTAGATCCAGGGATCGTGATCGTGATCGTGACTGGGACCGCACCAAAAGTTGGTCCTCCAGATACAGGTCTAGAGCCAGCAGCAGAGATCGAGATGGCCAGAAAAGTGAGGAAGTTGGAAGGAACcggcacagagagagagctggTAGAAGGCGTTCTAGAACAAGGTCTCGTTCTAGGTCCCGGACGCGTTCCAGATCCCGTTCCAGATCTTGGTCTAGAAACCGAGGTTATGGCAGAGGGTCATCAGTTGAGCGTACAGAGTCGAGTGGACGTTCCCCTCGGAGGAGGGATAGGCGGGATAATGATGGCAGGAGAAATCATAGGGGGAGCTACCAACAAAGACGACACGATCAGGAAAAACCAAGCAATAGTTTTAGCACAGAACTGGCTGAAAGTGAAAGCCAGAGAGAAGCGTCTCTTGAGTGGGCCAGAGCGAAGAACCCTGACTGGGTAAAAGAAAAGATGAATGCCGACTCAGAAGCACGAGGCCAGTCCGTAGGGACAAATTCCCCTCGTTGGGAGGAGGGCTGCAATAATGGCGTGGGAGACAGCTGGACACGCAGCACTAAACAAGGGGGCTGGAACCCAGACCACAGACGCAGCTCAGGCTGGGGCCAACGGGGGGAACCAACACAAAACTGGTGGCAGGCAAGAAATTCTTCTTTCTCAGGATCTTCAAACCATTCAGGGAACGACTCCTATTCACGGTTCAATGAGAACCGTTTCAACAGGAGAAAGGGGGAGACGGATCACTCGGAGCCTCCAGTTGACCGCTCGGGCTGGTCTTCAGCTTCCAGCTGGGCCGTTTGCCGGACACTACCTGCTGATGTGCAGGATTATTACTCCAGAAGGGGACGTGGTTCGGCTGCCTCGGGAGGCGGGTGGAATAGGCAAGAAGAAACCGCAGTGCAAG AGCCTCCTCAAAGTGAACCGAACACTCAGGGAAGTGGAGGACCACAGCTCCCCGTGAATATGATGCATCACCCCCAGTACCCCCCGCAGGCCGTGGGTCCGCAGGCCGTGGGTCCGCAGGCCGTGGGTCCGCAGGCCGTGGGCCCGCAGGCCGTGGCACCCCTGCTTCCGTTCCCAGCTAGTGCACATGGCCAGCCCCTCAAACTGCCACCGGGACCCTTTGCTGTGCCCCAGCAGGTCCCGATGTTCATCCATCCCCCTGTTCCACTGTTGCGGGTTCCGGTGGCGACAACTCAGGGCttaccccctcccccaccccctccgcctCCCATACAGCAAGTAGACGGCCACTCTGCTCAG AAGGTGCTGAGTAGTGTTACTAGCCAGGGGGGCAGCAGACCCGGAGGCACCGTTGCCCCTGGCCCCTCCAAAGCCCAGGGCAGCGTATCCCAGGGGGTGCCCGGAGTCGCTCTGCCGTCCTCCACAACACAGCCCCGCTCCACAGACAAGCGCCCGGCGAGTAAAGGCAGCGCAGACGGGGACACGCATGCAGACAGCTCCAAGAAAGAGAAG AAGCTACAGATTCAGGAAAAGGCTGTCCAGGAAGTCAAAATGGCCATCAAGCCCTATTACCAAAATAAGGACATTACCAAGGAAGAGTACAAAGAAATAGTGCGAAAAGCGGTGGAAAAG GTTTGCCATAGCAGGAGCGGAGAGGTCAATTCCGGAAAGGTTGCAAATCTGGTGAAGGCATACGTTGAAAAATACAAGCATGACCGCAGGAATAAGTCTGAGAACCACAAGTCTTGA
- the scaf11 gene encoding protein SCAF11 isoform X3 — protein MADGTRKGGNDQEDALDAAPVVVGDEADKCPICLNPLLLRDLAILASCCHSFCLRCILQWAEIAPSCPVDRRPFSIVYKRDTALGYIKIPVKKTTSKTSLETCGCNKRSEKERRSVLSRREFKKKLTVRGNWPSHPKVNKDSERKCDSVGCSCKQDLSALKKKVIRDPCSPWPLPPYAPCSGLGVRQNGTPTCAFAELISAYEEEPLIVRKYCGLEVQGRAQLTVPAAVSTDILSWQSAHSRDVSRRRCSLGFPVPGSAVPLSVVGWLGFQGRVCAVTYTKGDEKKGTRSTDTKGSKNNMDALPKRCSARNSRLQESHPTQEPCSSQSGHSDSNSLSDPSPTAGGGSKLNSKPTGKRKPKQVAKRKPSVKKNTRARRKSLQESQNSSEEVDDQMHQDLGDEEKQKEDEDEGEEEENIAERVDSLVSDSEELVVTAASAKDLNVKDDCSESLYHSTEHEDKTEVTENLLATSNHDTTNDSIDGEEAVYQNNIPPSSEEQVHKREDLENLDIPLSAEEALKKTEMSVSEDNVSASDGGNDSVICSPPSFPEHEEIQLSLPRLVDRLGDADIAVCCDINEDTAKEEVMETSGVKQPKEHYVLSGNQNDGFHQSQGLEISKSNFLQEKGNAPCPEVMDSLDIERASNVNFVSEDNTEMVPMDCDSPKNDHDEFTSEPKVKNENTVCVNMVPASDSQDSEACQRPTEGEEVSVEQKEQGANRQRRSRFHSPSTTWSPKSKKEQEQSEFRSKDNASRSKAEQRRSRSRSRDRDRDRDWDRTKSWSSRYRSRASSRDRDGQKSEEVGRNRHRERAGRRRSRTRSRSRSRTRSRSRSRSWSRNRGYGRGSSVERTESSGRSPRRRDRRDNDGRRNHRGSYQQRRHDQEKPSNSFSTELAESESQREASLEWARAKNPDWVKEKMNADSEARGQSVGTNSPRWEEGCNNGVGDSWTRSTKQGGWNPDHRRSSGWGQRGEPTQNWWQARNSSFSGSSNHSGNDSYSRFNENRFNRRKGETDHSEPPVDRSGWSSASSWAVCRTLPADVQDYYSRRGRGSAASGGGWNRQEETAVQEPPQSEPNTQGSGGPQLPVNMMHHPQYPPQAVGPQAVGPQAVGPQAVGPQAVAPLLPFPASAHGQPLKLPPGPFAVPQQVPMFIHPPVPLLRVPVATTQGLPPPPPPPPPIQQVDGHSAQVLSSVTSQGGSRPGGTVAPGPSKAQGSVSQGVPGVALPSSTTQPRSTDKRPASKGSADGDTHADSSKKEKKLQIQEKAVQEVKMAIKPYYQNKDITKEEYKEIVRKAVEKVCHSRSGEVNSGKVANLVKAYVEKYKHDRRNKSENHKS, from the exons ATGGCTGATGGCACAAGAAAAG GGGGGAATGATCAGGAGGATGCTCTGGACGCTGCTCCTGTGGTGGTGGGTGATGAGGCAGACAAGTGTCCCATCTGCCTGAACCCGCTGCTGCTGCGAGACTTGGCTATTCTGGCCAGCTGCTGCCACAGCTTCTGCCTCCGTTGCATCCTGCAGTGGGCAGAG ATAGCGCCGTCTTGTCCAGTAGACCGAAGACCCTTCAGCATTGTCTACAAACGGGACACAGCCCTGGGCTACATAAAA ATTCCTGTGAAGAAGACGACCAGCAAAACAAGCCTGGAGACATGTGGCTGTAACAAGAGGAGTGAGAAAGAAAGGCGGAGTGTTTTAAG CAGGAGAGAATTCAAGAAGAAACTGACTGTGCGTGGCAACTGGCCATCCCACCCTAAAGTAAACAAGGActctgaaagaaaat GTGACTCAGTTGGCTGCAGTTGCAAGCAGGACTTGTCTGCTCTGAAGAAAAAG GTGATTAGAGACCCTTGCAGCCCTTGGCCTCTGCCACCCTATGCTCCCTGCTCAGGACTTGGCGTCAGGCAGAACGGAACCCCCACATGTGCCTT TGCAGAATTAATCTCTGCGTATGAGGAGGAGCCCTTGATTGTCCGCAAGTATTGCGGGCTGGAAGTCCAAGGCCGGGCCCAGCTCACTGTTCCAGCTGCTGTCTCCACTGACATCCTCTCCTG GCAGTCAGCTCATTCACGTGACGTGAGCAGAAGACGGTGCTCTCTTGGATTTCCAGTACCAGGCTCTGCTGTACCTCTTTCTGTGGTTGGATGGTTAG GTTTTCAGGGAAGAGTGTGTGCTGTCACATATACAAAAGGAGATGAGAAAAAGGGTACTAGGTCCACCGATACAAAGGGTTCCAAGAACAATATGGATGCTTTGCCTAAACGATGTTCTGCTCGAAACAGCAGATTACAGGAGTCGCACCCCACACAAGAACCTTGTTCTTCACAATCTGGACATTCAGATTCAAACTCATTATCAGACCCGTCACCGACAGCTGGTGGTGGTTCGAAATTGAACAGCAAACCCACTGGcaagaggaaaccaaagcaagtGGCCAAACGGAAACCAAGTGTGAAGAAGAATACAAGAGCAAGGAGAAAATCCTTACAGGAATCCCAAAACAGTTCAGAGGAAGTTGATGACCAAATGCATCAGGATTTGGGGgatgaagagaaacaaaaagaagatgaagatgaaggagaagaggaggagaataTAGCTGAAAGGGTGGACTCACTAGTGTCAGATAGCGAAGAACTTGTAGTAACAGCTGCTTCCGCTAAGGACTTGAATGTGAAAGATGACTGCTCAGAAAGCTTGTATCATAGCACAGAGCATGAGGATAAAACTGAGGTAACGGAAAACTTGTTAGCCACCAGTAATCATGACACTACAAATGACAGCATAGATGGTGAGGAGGCAGTGTACCAAAATAATATTCCCCCATCTTCAGAGGAACAAGTGCACAAAAGGGAAGATTTGGAGAATCTGGACATTCCGTTATCTGCGGAGGAGGCACTGAAGAAAACTGAGATGTCCGTAAGTGAAGATAATGTATCAGCATCCGATGGAGGTAATGATTCAGTGATATGCAGCCCTCCGTCTTTTCCTGAACATGAGGAAATTCAGTTGAGTCTTCCTAGGTTAGTTGACCGGCTTGGAGATGCTGACATTGCAGTCTGTTGTGATATTAATGAAGATACTGCAAAAGAGGAAGTCATGGAGACAAGTGGAGTCAAACAGCCTAAAGAACACTATGTTTTAAGTGGAAACCAGAATGATGGTTTTCACCAGAGTCAAGGTCTAGAAATAtccaaaagtaattttttacagGAGAAGGGAAATGCCCCTTGTCCAGAAGTTATGGATTCTTTGGATATCGAGAGAGCCAGCAACGTGAATTTTGTTTCTGAGGACAACACGGAAATGGTGCCTATGGACTGCGATTCCCCCAAAAATGATCATGATGAGTTCACGTCTGAACCGAAGGTTAAGAATGAAAATACTGTCTGTGTCAACATGGTTCCTGCTTCTGACAGTCAAGACTCTGAAGCATGCCAGAGGCCTACTGAAGGTGAAGAGGTCTCTGTTGAGCAGAAAGAGCAAGGTGCCAACCGGCAGCGGAGGTCACGCTTCCATTCCCCATCTACTACCTGGTCACCAAAGTCAAAAAAGGAGCAAGAACAATCAGAATTCAGGTCCAAAGATAATGCCAGTCGGTCTAAAGCAGAGCAGAGAAGGTCCCGCTCTAGATCCAGGGATCGTGATCGTGATCGTGACTGGGACCGCACCAAAAGTTGGTCCTCCAGATACAGGTCTAGAGCCAGCAGCAGAGATCGAGATGGCCAGAAAAGTGAGGAAGTTGGAAGGAACcggcacagagagagagctggTAGAAGGCGTTCTAGAACAAGGTCTCGTTCTAGGTCCCGGACGCGTTCCAGATCCCGTTCCAGATCTTGGTCTAGAAACCGAGGTTATGGCAGAGGGTCATCAGTTGAGCGTACAGAGTCGAGTGGACGTTCCCCTCGGAGGAGGGATAGGCGGGATAATGATGGCAGGAGAAATCATAGGGGGAGCTACCAACAAAGACGACACGATCAGGAAAAACCAAGCAATAGTTTTAGCACAGAACTGGCTGAAAGTGAAAGCCAGAGAGAAGCGTCTCTTGAGTGGGCCAGAGCGAAGAACCCTGACTGGGTAAAAGAAAAGATGAATGCCGACTCAGAAGCACGAGGCCAGTCCGTAGGGACAAATTCCCCTCGTTGGGAGGAGGGCTGCAATAATGGCGTGGGAGACAGCTGGACACGCAGCACTAAACAAGGGGGCTGGAACCCAGACCACAGACGCAGCTCAGGCTGGGGCCAACGGGGGGAACCAACACAAAACTGGTGGCAGGCAAGAAATTCTTCTTTCTCAGGATCTTCAAACCATTCAGGGAACGACTCCTATTCACGGTTCAATGAGAACCGTTTCAACAGGAGAAAGGGGGAGACGGATCACTCGGAGCCTCCAGTTGACCGCTCGGGCTGGTCTTCAGCTTCCAGCTGGGCCGTTTGCCGGACACTACCTGCTGATGTGCAGGATTATTACTCCAGAAGGGGACGTGGTTCGGCTGCCTCGGGAGGCGGGTGGAATAGGCAAGAAGAAACCGCAGTGCAAG AGCCTCCTCAAAGTGAACCGAACACTCAGGGAAGTGGAGGACCACAGCTCCCCGTGAATATGATGCATCACCCCCAGTACCCCCCGCAGGCCGTGGGTCCGCAGGCCGTGGGTCCGCAGGCCGTGGGTCCGCAGGCCGTGGGCCCGCAGGCCGTGGCACCCCTGCTTCCGTTCCCAGCTAGTGCACATGGCCAGCCCCTCAAACTGCCACCGGGACCCTTTGCTGTGCCCCAGCAGGTCCCGATGTTCATCCATCCCCCTGTTCCACTGTTGCGGGTTCCGGTGGCGACAACTCAGGGCttaccccctcccccaccccctccgcctCCCATACAGCAAGTAGACGGCCACTCTGCTCAG GTGCTGAGTAGTGTTACTAGCCAGGGGGGCAGCAGACCCGGAGGCACCGTTGCCCCTGGCCCCTCCAAAGCCCAGGGCAGCGTATCCCAGGGGGTGCCCGGAGTCGCTCTGCCGTCCTCCACAACACAGCCCCGCTCCACAGACAAGCGCCCGGCGAGTAAAGGCAGCGCAGACGGGGACACGCATGCAGACAGCTCCAAGAAAGAGAAG AAGCTACAGATTCAGGAAAAGGCTGTCCAGGAAGTCAAAATGGCCATCAAGCCCTATTACCAAAATAAGGACATTACCAAGGAAGAGTACAAAGAAATAGTGCGAAAAGCGGTGGAAAAG GTTTGCCATAGCAGGAGCGGAGAGGTCAATTCCGGAAAGGTTGCAAATCTGGTGAAGGCATACGTTGAAAAATACAAGCATGACCGCAGGAATAAGTCTGAGAACCACAAGTCTTGA